A single Dreissena polymorpha isolate Duluth1 chromosome 14, UMN_Dpol_1.0, whole genome shotgun sequence DNA region contains:
- the LOC127858847 gene encoding cardioacceleratory peptide receptor-like isoform X1: MESNRSNVNQSTIVQPDYSGTYVAISVVCLLIAAVIISLNGLVIFIIARQKDINRLHFFILHIAIADLCVGIVCVFCEGIFYGILRNEWYLGDVMCRIWHYSTFVVQIVSYNLLIGMSVDRYLAVRYPLMALTGAIRLDHTAACVLHPIHSCLRLLCRHLGSVWNHWRKRGNLTEITEMNTTLNESTFPSRHKSMNEGLLPKARITTIKMTLIICLTFFICWLPATVFSTMDLYGINELDRRYYMVLQRLYPLNSACNPIIFLLFSKQLLPCGSLKSSKATRCCESIETTKTTL, translated from the exons GGAACGTATGTTGCCATCTCAGTGGTATGTCTGCTGATAGCTGCTGTCATAATCTCCCTCAACGGTCTGGTCATCTTCATCATAGCTCGACAGAAAGACATCAACAGGCTTCACTTCTTCATACTACATATTGCAATTGCAG ACCTTTGTGTTGGCATAGTATGCGTATTTTGCGAGGGGATATTCTACGGTATTCTGCGAAATGAGTGGTACTTGGGTGACGTCATGTGTCGCATTTGGCACTATTCTACGTTTGTGGTCCAAATTGTGTCTTATAACCTTCTCATCGGAATGAGCGTGGACCGATACTTGGCTGTACGGTATCCGTTGATGGCATTAACCGGAG CTATACGTCTGGATCACACTGCTGCTTGTGTTCTTCATCCCATTCATAGCTGTCTCCGTTTGTTATGTCGGCATCTCGGAAGCGTATGGAATCATTGGCGGAAAAGAGGAAATCTCACGGAAATCACTGAAATGAACACTACGCTAAatg AATCAACTTTCCCGTCACGTCACAAATCCATGAACGAGGGTTTACTACCAAAAGCCAGAATAACAACAATAAAGATGACTTTGATAATATGCCTTA CGTTCTTCATTTGCTGGCTGCCGGCTACAGTGTTCAGCACTATGGACTTATACGGCATAAATGAGCTTGACCGTCGCTACTATATGGTCCTGCAGCGCTTATATCCACTCAACAGTGCGTGCAATCCAATAATATTCTTGTTGTTCAGCAAGCAATTGTTGCCATGCGGGTCGCTAAAGTCTTCGAAAGCGACAAGATGTTGTGAAAGTATCGAAACAACGAAAACCACATTATGA
- the LOC127858847 gene encoding isotocin receptor-like isoform X3: protein MESNRSNVNQSTIVQPDYSGTYVAISVVCLLIAAVIISLNGLVIFIIARQKDINRLHFFILHIAIAAIRLDHTAACVLHPIHSCLRLLCRHLGSVWNHWRKRGNLTEITEMNTTLNESTFPSRHKSMNEGLLPKARITTIKMTLIICLTFFICWLPATVFSTMDLYGINELDRRYYMVLQRLYPLNSACNPIIFLLFSKQLLPCGSLKSSKATRCCESIETTKTTL, encoded by the exons GGAACGTATGTTGCCATCTCAGTGGTATGTCTGCTGATAGCTGCTGTCATAATCTCCCTCAACGGTCTGGTCATCTTCATCATAGCTCGACAGAAAGACATCAACAGGCTTCACTTCTTCATACTACATATTGCAATTGCAG CTATACGTCTGGATCACACTGCTGCTTGTGTTCTTCATCCCATTCATAGCTGTCTCCGTTTGTTATGTCGGCATCTCGGAAGCGTATGGAATCATTGGCGGAAAAGAGGAAATCTCACGGAAATCACTGAAATGAACACTACGCTAAatg AATCAACTTTCCCGTCACGTCACAAATCCATGAACGAGGGTTTACTACCAAAAGCCAGAATAACAACAATAAAGATGACTTTGATAATATGCCTTA CGTTCTTCATTTGCTGGCTGCCGGCTACAGTGTTCAGCACTATGGACTTATACGGCATAAATGAGCTTGACCGTCGCTACTATATGGTCCTGCAGCGCTTATATCCACTCAACAGTGCGTGCAATCCAATAATATTCTTGTTGTTCAGCAAGCAATTGTTGCCATGCGGGTCGCTAAAGTCTTCGAAAGCGACAAGATGTTGTGAAAGTATCGAAACAACGAAAACCACATTATGA
- the LOC127858847 gene encoding cardioacceleratory peptide receptor-like isoform X2, protein MESNRSNVNQSTIVQPDYSGTYVAISVVCLLIAAVIISLNGLVIFIIARQKDINRLHFFILHIAIADLCVGIVCVFCEGIFYGILRNEWYLGDVMCRIWHYSTFVVQIVSYNLLIGMSVDRYLAVRYPLMALTGGYRPYKAIIIGSWIIALLIPLWTFPYIGIAIDGASYYCSVDFETVIGWQLYVWITLLLVFFIPFIAVSVCYVGISEAYGIIGGKEEISRKSLK, encoded by the exons GGAACGTATGTTGCCATCTCAGTGGTATGTCTGCTGATAGCTGCTGTCATAATCTCCCTCAACGGTCTGGTCATCTTCATCATAGCTCGACAGAAAGACATCAACAGGCTTCACTTCTTCATACTACATATTGCAATTGCAG ACCTTTGTGTTGGCATAGTATGCGTATTTTGCGAGGGGATATTCTACGGTATTCTGCGAAATGAGTGGTACTTGGGTGACGTCATGTGTCGCATTTGGCACTATTCTACGTTTGTGGTCCAAATTGTGTCTTATAACCTTCTCATCGGAATGAGCGTGGACCGATACTTGGCTGTACGGTATCCGTTGATGGCATTAACCGGAG GGTACCGGCCATACAAAGCCATAATTATCGGCTCATGGATAATTGCCCTTCTGATTCCTTTATGGACTTTCCCGTACATTGGCATAGCCATTGATGGTGCCTCATACTACTGTTCTGTTGATTTCGAGACCGTCATTGGGTGGCAG CTATACGTCTGGATCACACTGCTGCTTGTGTTCTTCATCCCATTCATAGCTGTCTCCGTTTGTTATGTCGGCATCTCGGAAGCGTATGGAATCATTGGCGGAAAAGAGGAAATCTCACGGAAATCACTGAAATGA